The window CATTTGGCTTCTTTTTGAGGAAAAAAATCCATTTAGCTTCTTTTTTCTTTGAGACAAAACATCcatttagtttttttttctttttgagaaaTTGACATCCATTTAGCTGGGTGGTCTCAATTTCTAATCGGGCCTTCTTCTGCGGTCCGAAAGCCCAAGACGCTCGCGCAACCCAACTCTCTCCAGCCTTCACCTGTCTCTCTGCCCGCGccgtctctctctccctcgcctctTTCCGCAACCAGCACCCTCTAGGGCACAGCACCACAGCAccacacgccgccgccgccgctcgccatgTCTGACTCCGACGAATACGGTGCGACTCCCACCCCTTCTCGTCCCCTTCCCCTGCTATCTACTCCTCCGTTTTTCTGATCGACTCGCCCCCTCTCTTCGTGTGACGTTCAGTGGACCTGCCGGTCTCGGACGAGGAAGAGGATGAGTGGGAGGATGGAGACGaagctgaggaggaggaggtgcagGGAAGCTCTAAGAAGAAGGCCAAGCAGCACGTCGACCAACTCAAGAGGCTGCAGGAAAAGGTTCGTCTCCTGTCCGCATCATCTTCCGATTTCTGCGCCGTCCTTCAGTGGAATCTTGTTTTGCAATCGGTTAATGGTCGCTGTTAGTACCTATTATTATCTTAGTATAAGCGGTTACTCATGCCTGACAAATTTTGGACGCACCGAATTCAGGCTGCAAGTCATTGTAGGAGTTGCACATACAGTTTGTCATTCGTATCAATTGTAGTCTGGTGACTTAAAGAATGACAGTAAATAAACTATGAATCGCACTGACCATTCTAAGCAACGAAAGCTTTAAGCATGTTGCAAGATGGATTGTCGATTTACAGAGATAATAATCGTGAGAGATGTGACAAAGGCGGTTTGTCATTTTGTATGGAGTGCCTTATGTTCAGTAGCTTCAGCTGCACTGTAGTTGTTATGAATGAAACTGAAATTGTACGTGTTAGGCACACCCATGCTCTAACATAAGTAGTTCCATTGAATTAAAATTCCAAATTTATAATTTGAAATCTTAACTGGACCCTTTTCACCGAAAAGAATATGCCATTGACTTAACATTTGGATAGTCTTCTTATTCTTTAACTAATAAGCTCCCCACTGTTGATTTGTTTTTTCTGTTGTCGACTGGACATGTGATTGATGCGTAAGAGAATTGGTCCCTAATTGTTTGATGTCTTTTGGTTAGCTTTGGTTGGTTTGCTTGTGCAATTCCTTTTTGATATCCTATCATGTATGGACTCTGGTTACACATGTCACGGCCACAGCCAGGAGCTTAATTCTGGTTTTTCAGtttgttcttcttttctttcgtATTTTGTAACCACTAATTTTCTTCTCTATGCTGTTGAGTTACTGTTGACTGCTTATgaaacttacggagatttttttttgtAGGATCCCGAGTTCTTTAAATATTTGGAAGAGTGTGATAAAGAGCTCTTGGAATTCAATGATGATGGCATCGCTGTAAGATGAATTTTACTCTTTTTACTTGCAATAATCCTTCTCCCTCTAGAAGTTTATATGAGTTGGGTTGCTTTGTGTTTAGGATGATCAAGAAAGTGACGAGGAACCTAAATCTGTCCCTAAGGAGGAGCCAAAAGAAAGTGTTAAACCAATTACGATGGAAATGGTTGATTCCTGGTGCAAAGGGGCCGAAGATGGGAAGATAGGATCTATCAGGTCTATTCTTCAAGCCTTCAGGAGAGCTTGCCATTATGGCGAGGACAGTGGGGACAATTCAGCACCAAAATTCAGTGTCATGTCCGGTAGTGTACTCGACAAAGTCATGCACTACGTTTTGAAGAACATGGATAGCATCCTTCGCCAATTACTCGGTGCCCCTAGCTCTGGAGGGAAGAAAGAGAAAATCAGTGAGCTGATGATGACTAATTCATGGAAGAGGAATGGCAATCTAATGAGGGTGTATCTTGTCAATGCATTCCATATGATAACCGAGATGACTGATGACCAAATGATCGCATTTACTATTCTCCGTGTCAGAGCATCAGCTGTTTTTCTGGCAGCCTTCCCTTCTCTCCTTAGGAAGTATGTTAAGGTGCGTTAGCTTTGCCTTCTCATTTCATTTTAAGTAGCTTTCAGCATTACTCTGATGTCCATCTGACAAGAATTTTCTCAACTTGATGGTGTTATTTTAGACCCTGTTGTATACCTGGGCTAGAGGTCGAGGTGCCATGCCCTTTATTTCGTTTTTGTTCCTCCGAGACTTGTGTGTTCAAGTAGGTCCGGATTGCCTTGACACATGCCTCAAGGGTATCTACAAGGCTTATTTGGTGAACTGCAAGTTGTCCAAGTCTATCAGCGGATCGAAACTGCAGCACATTCAATTTCTTGGGAATTGTGTCAAAGAATTGTATACCGTGGACCCTCAAAGTGCTTATCAACATGCTTTTGTTTTCATTCGTCAGTTGGCAGTTATCCTAAGAGGTGCTCTTACCGAAAGAGGACCAAAGGTATTTTGTCCATTGAACTGTCATGTTCATATGCTAGAACTGCATTTATTACTTGTGATCTGACAGAGTTTTTTTGGTTCTTGTTTCATCTTTTGAAGACATCAAAGGACAAAAAGCAGAAAGAAAGAAACAAACCAACGAACAAACAGCTGGAGGTACTATTTCTATTAGTCTTTGCCAAGTATTTTCTTGTATTTTGGAAACACAAGTGTTGTCTGCTCATAGGAGGGATACATTCTTTTAGATTATTTGCTGACAACAGCTCATTTTTGGGCTAATTCTATTGGTTCCTTTCGTATGTTAGTTTGATATTTTTTGTTGTCAATCAGACAAAAAGAGGAACGTTTTCCTGTTGTGAACTGATGATAAGCTTACATTGTTCTTGTGCAGAAATCCTACCAAAAAGTTTATGATTGGCAATTTATATTCTGCCTTGAGCTTTGGACAGGTGTTGTGTGTGGATGTAGTTCTGAGGAAGATTTCCGGCCTTTGGCCTATCCGTTAACCCAGATAATACACGGTGTAGCATGTCTTGTACCGAGTGCACGCTACTTCCCTGTACGCATTAGATGTGTAAAGATGCTTAATTGCATTGCCGAAGCCACCGGTACCTTTATTCCGGTGTCCTCTCTGTTGCTTGATATGCTAGAAATGAAAGAACTTAGAGGCCGTCCAGATGGTGGTGTTGGCAAAGCAGTGAATATGTTCAATGTTAAACAGGTTTGTTTCCTTGTAACACAATTCTATGGGGACATGCCTCTGAAAACAAACATATAACAGGTAGTCCTCTTACAGGTAGATAAGAAAATGGTGAAGACACGTGCCTTTCAGGAAGCTTGCATTTACTCTGTGGTTGATGAGCTGGCTAAGCATTTGGCGCAGTGGAGCTACTCTGTTGCCTTCATCGAGATGTCCTTTTTGCCACTTGTTCAACTTCGGAACTTTTGCAAAACCATCAAGGCTGACAGATTTCGAAAAGAGATGAAGGATCTTATTCGTCAGGTTTGCTAAGCATGTATAAAAGAATATTTAACTATATATAGTACTTGATCGGGCGCATGTGCTGATTTCCATTTCTGATTCCAGGTAGAGGCAAATGTTGAGTTCATAAGCGCAAAGCGTGCCGGAATTACATTCCCCCCCAATGATCCAGCTGTAGATTCATTTCTACAGGTATAGGTGGTCCTGTTGGCTTTGCTATCTGGACACTATttattactccctctgttcacaaaTGTAAGACATTTACAtttgtgaacagagggagtagtatatttTGATTCTTGTGCAGTTGTGTTAAAACATATAATATTCTTTCCCAACAGGCTGAGAAGGAAGTACGGTCAAGCCCTCTCTCAGAATATGTTGCTACTCTACATCAGAGAGCACAGAACAGAATCGATTCTTTGGATGAGACAAGGTTAGTTCCGTCGATGCTTGTGTATAATACCATAAAGCAAATTACCGCATTATCATTGAGTGACTTCCAATCTTCCATCATCTTACCACACACCATACTTCAGTAATTTGTATGACTAAATGTACTCATGCACGCTCATGTTCCGAGTAAATGTATTGATGAATGCCATTTACTAATTCATTCCTTTGTGTACCAGTGTTATCGTGGGTGCAGAGTCCTCTACCTTTTCGAAGAGGCTATCAGAGGCACAGAAGCAACAGGAGGAACATGATGATAGTGAAGAACCCATTGCTTTCAGTAAGAACTTGTTGGCGGAGAAGAAGAAAACAAAGTATGTTCAAACCTTTACCCTTCTTTCCTGGTCGGTTTCCTTGCATGCACAAGGCATGATGTTTACCTCCTCTCCTTTCCTGGTGCAGAGCTGCAAAGGAGAAGAGCAAGAAACGAGCCCGTGACGACGATGATGTGCCTGCGGAGGAGGATGTGGTTGAGGATTTGGTCTTGAGTTCAGATGAGGAAGCGGAAGATGAGAACGATGGCCTCGGGTCAGACGAGGATGGCTCCGCGCCCGTTGAAGATGACAGCGATGAAGACTTTGTGGACCCAGACAGCGCGTGGAAGAAACAGAAGGAGAAGCTGAAGAAGCGGAGCAAGTACCAACCGTCGAACAAGGCATCCTCCAAAACCAAAAGGAAACCCCACCCTAAGAAGAAAGCAAAGCATTAATCAACGTAGAGCTAGGGCTCGGCAAAGACTGTTGACGAAGTGCTATGCTTCCAGTCATGAGAAACACCTGCCTGTCACGGGAAATTTTGTTTAAGTTGAGAATTACACAGCTTCCTTTGTCATCTCCATGCATTTATATCGAGGTTATTCATATTCTGCTCAGTTCAACTTTGCTGatatttttttttcgaaaaggaggCAAAATATTTGCCTCATCGATTAATTAAGAAGAAGAGAATTGCTCAGTTAATTAacggaaaactgggcaaaaaccgATACATATAGACCACGTGCGGACTACTTGCTAAGAGAGAAACTCCATGACCCAACACTCCATGACCCAACGGTCAACCCGACAAACACACATAAGTCGCAACAACCACAATCCCTCACACTTCTTTGTCGCAAAGAAACCCCCAACGAAACCAAGGTTGAAGGCAACACATACCACCAAATCCACAAATACGAGCCAGTTGGAGATGACGGTCGAAGAGATTTCATTTCCATACAATGTTCTCTTACCTGTTTTTCAGGCTGATTGTGTGCCAGGTACTTTCTAGCTATCTTCACCTGAAACTTTGCTGTGTAGACCACAAAAACTTTCAATATAAACATGAAGCAAATGCCCCAGTTTCTGACCATTCCTGTCGTTTTCAGTAGGGAATGTAAGCAACCGTGTACAGGCTATGAAGCTTCGTTTGCCTCCCTGACATGCTTAGGAAGTTGTTGTTTTTGTGCTAATATAAATTCTACTACTAGTTTATGGAGTATTGTGTAAGAGATGATTAATGCATATATACTACTGAAGAAAGAAGAAGTTTGGTGCACATCAAAGAGAATTCGGTGTACAGCACCGCGGAAGTTTCACGGGAACCAGTCTGCTTCCTTAACATCTGTCAAAAAAATAGAATCGCATTGATAATATGAtttgcaaaacaaaataaataaagtaagCAAGCCCATCTGGAGGAAAACTCAAGCCGTTGACATTCCACGTCAATAACTGAACCGCGTTGGCCCGGCACGCTTCCCGCCCCCGCCATGAGAGTACGAGagctcaacaataccacatcgtTTAATTAGTCGGACTCGGTTTCCTAATCTGCGTCCAACTCGCGAGTTCCTCGCACCGATCCTATTATTAATCCAACTCCTTTCCTCCATAAACCCTCCCGCAGCATTCCTTCTTCGTTGCGATCACTACAAGTTTTATTTACTTGCCAACGAACGAACAGATTAAGTCCACCGCTCTCGACGTGACCAACGTACGTACGATACGATCATGCAGTTCCCGTTCCGCCGCGCGCCGGCGTCGCCGGCGCCCATGACGATGCTGTCCCTCCCGAGCAAGACGCCGCAGGGCTTCGCGGAGGACACCTCGGCCGCGGAGGGGGACGGCGACCTGAGGGAGTTGCTACACTGCCGCAGCCGCCTCGTCCAGACCTACTCGGACAAGAAGGGCGCCGCGGCCACGCGCGGGGACCTCCTACGCGCGTACGTCCGCGAGCTCGACGCCATCGCCCCGCGCTTCGACGAGGCGGCCGGACGGCACCGGCTTTGCTTCGCGTGGCGGGACGCTGGGACGATCCGTCGCCGGACGCACACCACGCTGTCCGCCGAGCGGGCGGTGGCGCTGTTCGCGCTGGCCACGGAGCAGGCCCgcgcggccgcggaggaggacagGCGCGAGGCCGACGGGATACGGCGCGCGTGCGCCGCGCTCTGCGACGCGGCGGGCCTGCTGAGGGCGGCGTCGGAGGGGGGAGACCACGCGGCGAGCTGCCAGCTGCGGCACATGTCCGGCGCGTGCATGGCAGCGTTCGAGGCGCTGATGCTCGCCCAGGCGCTCGAGTGCTACTTCGAGCTCGTCGTCGCGGGAGGCAAGCCGGCGGCGCTGTGCTGCAAGATGGCCCAGCAGGTGAGCCTGGACTACGACCGGGCGCACCGCTCCATGACGGCGCACGAGCAGCACCAGATCGACAAGTCGTGGCCGGCGAACGCGCAGGCCAAGGCGGCCTACTTCCGCGGCGAGGCGTGCCTGCGGTCGGCGCGGCTGCTGCGCGAGAACGGTGAcggtgccggcggcggcgtgGGCGAGGCGATCGCGCGGCTGAGGCAGGGGCTGGCGTCCCTGGAGGGCGCCAAGGGCGCGCTCGGGAGGGCGGCTGCGCCGGTGCGGGACGCGGTGAAGCGGCTCCGGAAGGAGGTGGAGGCCGATCTGGCGGCGGCCGAACAGGACAACTGCAGGATCTACTACGCGCGCGTGCCAACCGCGGCCGCGCTGGCCGAGCTGCCCGGACTACCGCAGCAGCTCGTGCGGCCCACCGCCGTGGAAAAGATCCTCGAGCGGGGAGCTCTGGACAAggcgccgccggcggcggcggctgaagAAAAAACGAGCTAGCTTAGATTGAGTAGGATCATGCTATGTTTGTTGATGTTTTTGGCTTGGGAGAGCTGTTCATCCTGCATGAGATGTGGAAACCGTACAAATGTGCATCTTCCCTTCCCTCGTTCGATGCTGGCCACTGTGAGGCTCCGTTCCGAAAGCTGTAGTAGTTAGACCAGAGAACCGCCTCTCGGCGTGATCGAGTCGTGTGGGCAATGACTCACTCTCAATTATAGGAGAGGTACTTGATTTTTTAAAACATCTTCCCATATAGGAGTATTAATAATTATTAGAACGTTATTACAATGGTTTATTAGAGCAAACCACGTGCATAGCAAAATGATTGTTGTCTCAACATGGTATCTATGCTAGGAAAGACGAAAAATGGTGCATAAAAAGGCAACGCAGAGCAGAATGCACATCAGATTTCTATGAGGATTCTTGCCCTTATATCAAATTTCATTAATGCATTATCCCCCAGGGCTTCTATGAAAAGGGGGGTTGGTCTTGTCCTTTCAGGGGATTTGTGAAACTTAATGTTGACGCTTCTTTTGACCACGACCTCCTTAAAAACACGATGGGGGCGGTTTTGAGAGATGACAAAGGTAGGTTTATTGCATGAGACAACAGGATTGCGCGGATGTTTTGATGGCGGAAGCTTCATCTCTCAAATTTGGTCTAACACTGGCGCAGAGGGCGGGGTGTAATCGCCTTATTATTAACTCGGACAATCTGAAGGTGATTGAAACCATGCAGAACGGAGGACGGTCGGCGGGGTGCGGCAGCGACAATCTTCGATGATTGTTTTCATTATGCCTGTGATTTCATTATTACTAGATTCGAACATTGtaatagaaaagcaaataaagtAGCTCATGAGCTCGCTAGATTACCTAGATTTTTGTGACCTCGGATTGGTTTGAGGAGCCTTTAAATGAAATTGTAATGATTCTCACGGACGATGTACTGGTTATTTCTAATGAATAAAGGCCAATGAGTGGGGATCTTCGATGATTGTTTTCATTATGCCTGTGATTTCTTCGGGTCAATGAGTGGGGATCTGTCAAGGCTTTCATTTGCAAGAAAAGAAACACAAATGCGCACTCAGTGTCCAAAATAATAGGCATGTGAAGAGTTAATAACTATATAAAGTTTAGCTAGGCACACCCGAAGCTCCACTTCTTCCACTCCAGAACACAACCCAATAAAGTCCCAAGACGAGATAACAATGTCTCCAGAGGAGTTCCTAGCCACCACACCAATGCTTCCTGCACTTAAACCCTCCACAAAACGGATGCCAACATTGATCTTGATATGATCAGCAGTTTGACTTCACTGATGCCACCACACCTCTTGGTTCCTCAAAATGGTCGTAATTGACCTAAGCCCAGCCACCACCTCCTTTCCTTTGTTATTAGAGGCCACCTCGGCAATAGCCTAACATGACGTAAAGGAAGACCAATAACTTTCCACAAACATAGTTGATCAGTGACATATTCTTTTTCCTTTTTAAAAAATTATCTCATTCCTCAAATGCCAAGCTCTCCGAAAAAGGAAGAGGATATGCTCCCACTGAGTTCAGCTCAGCTGGCCTAATAAAATAAGCAACCGGTCTGAGACATTTTTTTAAAACATCTCCCCTCAGAAAATTTCATACATCCGTCAACCCTCAACGTCGGACACAACGCACGAGCATTAGGACAAGTCACAAGAGCATGATAAGTTCTCTCATCCTCCACCCAACAAATAGAGCACGCATGGGTGGTAGCTTGATAATGTATAACTCTATTAACCTTAATCGCGAGGTTGTTAGACATTGCACGTCAACCAAAATTTCTAATCTTTTGTGTGATGTTGGCCTTCCATATGATATCTCACAACCTCTTTTCTTCATTAGTAGTAGTACTCGGTTGCCCCAAATTATTTTTTCGATCTTTAAGCTTTAACGCTAGGTTGTATACACTCTTCATAGAGAATAACCCATTCTTTTCTAAATGCCATGCTATGAAGTCACCATCCCAAAGGATTGAATATGTAACCTCAAAATCTCTTCCACTTCATGTGGGTAGAGTAGGTGCCTAATCAATTTTGCATTCCATTTAAGTCTTGATATATTCTTCTTCTCAAAAATTTTGAGGCCAGAATTGCCAATTGTCTCTTCAAATATTGATACTCGCTCCATCAACCACCCTTCAAATGACAACAATTTTAAGCAGATCAAGTCCATGCATAATACCTTGCTAAGTCACTGATGTCAACTAAGAAAAATATGTCAAGAAGGTGCCCCTGAGGATAGTACTTTACCTTCATCACCTTACCACATAATGACTTCGTGTTAACCAGTAATTGCAAGCTTGCTTAGCCAAAAGCACTTGGTTAAATAACCAGAGGTCACACAATCCTATACCACCCTCACCTTTAGGTCTTGTTAATTTATCCCAAACCAGCCAATTAGATTTCCTCCTATCGTCCTCATCGCTCCACTAAAAGTTCCTGAtaatctgagataattcctaaCATAGAGAAGCCTGAAATTTGAAAATACCCATGGCATACACCATAAGAGCCTTAATAAACGATGTAATAGGATTTTCTTTCACCTTGCTTGAAGCATATTTATCAAGGGAGAATATCACATGGAAATCAACATTCATATGTATCCCGATCATGTGAGGCAGCTCACGTGAACTTTGTATTAAATCACAAGGGAGATAGgatgccatctagctactgctatGGCCCCTAAGGTTCTAAAGAAACTACTCACACATAGTCATGGAGGCATCAATGTTGATGAACAAGCCTCCACTGATGGATTTCCCCCGCTCCCATCAGTGTGCCAGAacaggcctctagattggatctcctTAGAACATAAACTTGCGGCCCAAGGGATTTCGAGAAATATGGAATTTATAGGCGGAAGAATGGACGGAAGGCTCTAGCAAGTGGGTCTATGCGGTCACCCCATGCGGGTCTGTCCCTGGACACACCACCTGGCAGCTTAGGCCCCTGGCTAGGCCCTCAGTAGGTCTCAGCACTTTCTAGAATCTTCTAGTCGCGAAAATATCATGTTAAATTCTCAGGTTTTTTACCTCCATAGATATGGATTTTCTGTAAagaaaaaaacatgcaaaaaacggCAACAGGCTCTGGGCATTGAATTAATAGGCTAGTCTAAAACAATAATATAAAATGTTATAAAAGTATTCAAAAGTAATATTATAATGGCATGAAATaaaaaattatacatacgttcgagacgtatcagGGATGATGTGGATGCCGAAGCGGCGACTCTGAATATGGTGGCAGGGCATCGGCTCCGGTTACTCTGGTGACGGAGCAGGCGGCTCGTCTGGTGTGCGGCCTCGGGGTCGAGGTGTGTGTTATTTTTGTTCATAAGCCGGATCGGCGGCTCCGGTGGTTGTAGGGTGTCGGCTCCGGTTGGTCGGGCGACAGAGATGCCGGCTTGACCCTCGGGGTTGGCGCGGATGTTGGAGTGGCGGCTTTGGTTTTGGTTATCGGCTTCGGGTTGCTCCGGTGATGGAGCCATCAACTTGATTGGTGCGCGGCCTTGGGGTCGGTGTGTGTgatgccccgagaccgatgcgCCAGTTGTCTTCTGTAGGATCGGAAGTaagtctagaggggggtgattagactacttgaccaaataaaaatctatccttttcccaattttaagtcttggcagattttagcaacttagcacaagtcaagcaatcaacctacacatgcaagtctaagagtatagcagcggaatgtaaaaacattgcacatgaaggtaaagggaggagtttggagggagcaaacgcaatgtagacgcggagattttttctgtggttccgataggtggtgctatcgtacatccacattgatggagacttcaacccacgaagggtaacggctgcgcgagtccacggagggctccacccacgaagggtccacgaagaagcaaccttgtctatcccaccatggccatcgcccacgaaggacttgcctcactagggtagatcttcacgaagtaggcgatctccttgcccttagcAACTCCTTgattcaactccacaatcttgacggaggctcccaagtgacacctaaccaatctaggagacaccactctccaaaaggtaatagatggtgtgttgatgatgaactccttgctcttgtgcttcaaatgatagtctccctaACACGAAACTCTCTCtcacggatttggatttggtTGAAAGATGATTttagtggaaagcaacttggggaaggctagagatcaagattcttgtggttggaatggaatatcttggtctcaacacatgagtaggtggttctctctcagaaaatgtatgctggaagtgtaggcacgttctgatggctctcttcatgaatgaagagtgggtggaggggtatatatagcctccacacaaaatctaaccgttacacacaatttaccaaactcggtgagaccgaatcatgaaactcggtcagaccgatttggttcaaaatgtgaacgttaggcttttcggtgggaccgatatgtcaactcggtgggaccgatttcattaggtttagggcataacgtaatctcggcgAGACCGATCACACAAACTCGGtaagaccgatttctgtaataggcaaacagagagttggtcaggcaaacttggacactcggtgggactgaatcgctcatttcggtgagccgaaacattacgaaagggaaacagagagtttgcattgcgaactcggtgggaccgatcgctcatctcgggtagaccgaaacgttacgaagggaaacagagagtttgcaatcccatctcggtgagaccgagatccctattggtgagaccgaactgactagggtttctggcagtggctatgtcaaatgaactcggtggtgccggatagatcaaatcggtggggccgagtttgacttttggtttgggacatatgtggatatgagaaagtggttgagggcttttggagcatatcactaagcattttgagcaagcaagccattaagcaacacctcatctccttttaatagtattggctttcctatggactcaatgtgatcttggatcactaaaaatgaaaatgtagagtcttgagcttgagccaatatgtgtccttagcattttgaggggtccacattcctagtccatgccatgccaatcattgaagtttctgaaatgatcatcttgaaagagcattagttcaatgagctatatgttgttaggaattaccaaaatcacccagggatagttgcactttcaatctccccctttttggtaattgatgacaacatatagatcaaagcttcaacAGATAATAATAAGATTGAAAGGCATCGTCgttttgagaagtatgtgataagtaagagctccccctaaatttgtgcattat is drawn from Aegilops tauschii subsp. strangulata cultivar AL8/78 chromosome 1, Aet v6.0, whole genome shotgun sequence and contains these coding sequences:
- the LOC109740947 gene encoding nucleolar complex protein 2 homolog; the protein is MSDSDEYVDLPVSDEEEDEWEDGDEAEEEEVQGSSKKKAKQHVDQLKRLQEKDPEFFKYLEECDKELLEFNDDGIADDQESDEEPKSVPKEEPKESVKPITMEMVDSWCKGAEDGKIGSIRSILQAFRRACHYGEDSGDNSAPKFSVMSGSVLDKVMHYVLKNMDSILRQLLGAPSSGGKKEKISELMMTNSWKRNGNLMRVYLVNAFHMITEMTDDQMIAFTILRVRASAVFLAAFPSLLRKYVKTLLYTWARGRGAMPFISFLFLRDLCVQVGPDCLDTCLKGIYKAYLVNCKLSKSISGSKLQHIQFLGNCVKELYTVDPQSAYQHAFVFIRQLAVILRGALTERGPKTSKDKKQKERNKPTNKQLEKSYQKVYDWQFIFCLELWTGVVCGCSSEEDFRPLAYPLTQIIHGVACLVPSARYFPVRIRCVKMLNCIAEATGTFIPVSSLLLDMLEMKELRGRPDGGVGKAVNMFNVKQVDKKMVKTRAFQEACIYSVVDELAKHLAQWSYSVAFIEMSFLPLVQLRNFCKTIKADRFRKEMKDLIRQVEANVEFISAKRAGITFPPNDPAVDSFLQAEKEVRSSPLSEYVATLHQRAQNRIDSLDETSVIVGAESSTFSKRLSEAQKQQEEHDDSEEPIAFSKNLLAEKKKTKAAKEKSKKRARDDDDVPAEEDVVEDLVLSSDEEAEDENDGLGSDEDGSAPVEDDSDEDFVDPDSAWKKQKEKLKKRSKYQPSNKASSKTKRKPHPKKKAKH
- the LOC109740963 gene encoding vacuolar-sorting protein BRO1-like — translated: MQFPFRRAPASPAPMTMLSLPSKTPQGFAEDTSAAEGDGDLRELLHCRSRLVQTYSDKKGAAATRGDLLRAYVRELDAIAPRFDEAAGRHRLCFAWRDAGTIRRRTHTTLSAERAVALFALATEQARAAAEEDRREADGIRRACAALCDAAGLLRAASEGGDHAASCQLRHMSGACMAAFEALMLAQALECYFELVVAGGKPAALCCKMAQQVSLDYDRAHRSMTAHEQHQIDKSWPANAQAKAAYFRGEACLRSARLLRENGDGAGGGVGEAIARLRQGLASLEGAKGALGRAAAPVRDAVKRLRKEVEADLAAAEQDNCRIYYARVPTAAALAELPGLPQQLVRPTAVEKILERGALDKAPPAAAAEEKTS